The following coding sequences are from one Epinephelus fuscoguttatus linkage group LG7, E.fuscoguttatus.final_Chr_v1 window:
- the cdk16 gene encoding cyclin-dependent kinase 16, protein MERMRKIKRQLSLTLGRGGAGGGDRTLSDTINQEVTSHSDSEVVSLRGSSGSLKVRGSSSSVQSLLQSYSSSLRKPRGLGRSLSSYLNHTTRLEIVHEDVKMSSDGESDPASSSDDVQSPVRVRLRNKKISSEDINKRLSLPADIRLPDDYLEKFNLIGPALFEQPISRRLRRVSLSEIGFGKLETYIKLDKLGEGTYATVYKGRSKLTDNLVALKEIRLEHEEGAPCTAIREVSLLKDLKHANIVTLHDIIHTQKSLTLVFEYLDKDLKQYLDDCGNIIHVHNVKLFLFQLLRGLSYCHRRKVLHRDLKPQNLLINERGELKLADFGLARAKSIPTKTYSNEVVTLWYRPPDILLGSTDYSTHIDMWGVGCIFYEMATGRPLFPGSTVEEELHFIFKLLGTPTEQSWPGISSNDEFVAYNYPQYRAERLSNHTPRLSSEGVDLLSKFLQFEGKKRISSAESMNHRYFSNLGNRAMTLSDTTSIFSLPEIQLEKETIRPTTVTPDPANSPGKRRSLLF, encoded by the exons AtggagaggatgaggaagatCAAACGGCAGCTGTCACTCACTCTGGGGAGGGGAGGGGCCGGGGGAGGGGACAGGACGCTGAGTGACACCATCaaccaggaagtgacatcacacagtgactcag AGGTGGTGTCTCTTCGTGGTTCCTCTGGAAGTTTGAAGGTTCGGGGTTCGTCTTCATCAGTTCAATCTCTCCTACAGTCGTACAGCAGCTCACTGAGGAAGCCTCGAGGCCTCGGACGCAGCCTGAGCTCCTACCTGAACCACACCACCAGACTGG agatCGTCCATGAGGATGTGAAGATGAGTTCAGATGGAGAAAGTGATCCGGCTTCTTCGTCAGATGACGTTCAAAGTCCCGTCAGAGTGAGACTGAGAAACAAGAAGATCTCCTctgag GACATCAACAAACGTCTCTCGTTACCGGCCGACATCCGTCTTCCAGACGATTACCTGGAGAAGTTTAATCTGATTGGTCCGGCCCTGTTTGAGCAGCCAATTAGCCGAAGGCTGCGCAGAGTGTCTCTG tcAGAGATTGGTTTTGGGAAACTGGAGACGTACATCAAACTGGACAAACTGGGAGAG GGGACATATGCTACAGTGTATAAAGGTCGCAGTAAACTGACTGATAACCTCGTGGCTCTGAAGGAAATACGACTGGAACATGAAGAAGGAGCTCCGTGTACTGCAATCAGAGAAG TGTCTCTGCTGAAGGATCTGAAACATGCCAACATCGTCACGCTCCATGACATCATCCACACACAGAAGTCCCTCACGCTGGTGTTTGAGTATctg GACAAAGATCTGAAACAGTATCTGGACGACTGTGGAAACATTATCCATGTTCACAATGTCAAA CTCTTCCTGTTCCAGTTGCTTCGAGGTTTGTCGTATTGTCATCGGAGGAAAGTTCTCCACAGAGACCTGAAACCCCAAAATCTGCTGATCAACGAGCGAGGAGAACTAAAACTGGCTGACTTTG gtCTGGCTCGAGCAAAGTCCATCCCGACAAAGACATACTCTAACGAGGTGGTGACGCTGTGGTACCGACCGCCGGACATCCTGCTGGGCAGCACCGACTACTCCACTCACATCGACATGTG gggTGTTGGTTGTATCTTCTATGAGATGGCGACAGGTCGACCTCTGTTTCCTGGTTCCACGGTAGAGGAGGAGCTCCACTTCATCTTCAAACTCCTGG GCACTCCCACAGAGCAGAGCTGGCCTGGGATCAGCTCTAATGACGAATTTGTGGCGTACAACTACCCTCAGTACAGAGCGGAGAGACTGAGTAACCACACCCCCAG gctcAGCAGTGAAGGTGTGGACCTGTTGTCAAAGTTCCTGCAG TTTGAAGGGAAGAAGAGGATCTCATCAGCTGAGTCAATGAATCACCGTTACTTTAGTAACCTTGGAAACAGAGCGATGACACTTTCTGACA CAACGTCCATCTTCAGTCTGCCAGAGATCCAGCTGGAGAAAGAAACGATCAGACCAACAACAGTCACACCCGAtccag
- the rad51c gene encoding DNA repair protein RAD51 homolog 3: MQRSVSSLSLSPSVKMKLVTAGFQFTADLLHLKPLQLSKEASLSQQEALEVLQAVRREGGGGDEATAAAGGGVGGEGALASLTALELLQKEEELRSIITFSSQLDAILGGGLPVGKTTEICGAPGVGKTQLCLQLAVDVQVPQCFGGVGGQVVYIDTEGSFLLQRVIDIAAAAVRHCSLLVEDDEQRAAMGDFTVETILSNMFLVRCHDYVELLAELHLLPDFLSDHPRVRLLVIDSVAFPFRQHFDELSQRTRLLSGLAQQLITMATTHNIAVVMTNQMTTRLQGSQSQLVPALGESWGHAPTIRLLLHWSGSQRLADIFKSPDHKAATVQYQITSEGFRDVDQSEQPPSKRPRTHTVQSAAS, from the exons ATGCAGAGGTCGGTGTCCAGTTTGTCTCTGAGTCCCAGTGTGAAGATGAAACTGGTCACGGCTGGTTTCCAGTTCACCGCAGACCTGCTGCACCTCAAACCGCTGCAGCTCAGCAAAG AGGCCAGTCTGTCCCAGCAGGAGGCGCTGGAGGTGCTGCAGGCtgtgaggagggagggaggaggaggcgatgaagcaacagcagcagcaggaggaggagttgGGGGAGAAGGAGCGTTGGCTTCTCTGACAGCTCTGGAGCTCCtgcagaaggaggaggagctgaggagcATCATTACGTTCTCATCTCAGCTGGATGCCATTCTCGGAGgaggacttcctgttgggaaaACTACTGAAATCTGTGGAGCTCCAGGAGTCGGAAAAACCCAGCTGTG CCTGCAGCTGGCGGTGGACGTTCAGGTCCCTCAGTGTTTCGGGGGCGTCGGAGGTCAGGTGGTCTACATCGACACCGAGGGAAGCTTCCTGCTTCAGAGAGTCATCGATATCGCCGCTGCCGCTGTACGACACTGCTCCTTATTGGTCGAAGACGACGAGCAGCGAGCCGCCATGGGGGACTTCACAGTGGAAACCATCCTGTCCAACATGTTCCTG GTACGTTGCCATGACTACGTGGAGCTGCTCGCCGAGCTCCACCTGTtgcctgacttcctgtctgaccACCCGAGGGTCCGCCTCCTGGTGATCGACAGCGTGGCCTTCCCGTTCCGGCAGCACTTTGACGAGCTGTCGCAGAGGACGCGCCTCCTCAGCGGCCTCGCCCAGCAActcatcaccatggcaaccaccCATAACATCGCTGTAGTAATGACCAACCAGATGACCACCCGGCTGCAGGGTAGCCAATCGCAGCTGGTCCCCGCCCTCGGAGAGAGCTGGGGCCACGCCCCCACCATCAGGCTCCTCCTCCACTGGTCGGGGTCACAGCGGCTGGCAGACATCTTTAAATCTCCAGATCATAAGGCGGCCACCGTCCAATACCAGATCACCTCGGAGGGATTCAGAGAcgttgaccaatcagagcagccGCCGAGCAAACGGCCCCGGACACACACCGTCCAATCAGCTGCCAGCTAG
- the abt1 gene encoding activator of basal transcription 1, producing MERREEEEEERKTTAQTEVEAPERGGDDEEEEEAAERGDDDDEDGDEEEEEKAAERGGDEEEEEEDGDKDAAGMKKAKQKSVRVTSCPDRKCVPGIIYLGHIPPRLRPKHLRNMLSVYGEVGRVFLQPEDGQVRRRKKKSGLRRCDFTEGWVEFRDKRVAKKVASSLHNTPMGSRKRQRFSSDLWCIKYLHRFQWTHLSERLAYEQTVLQQRLRTEVSQAKRETNFYLNNVDKSAHLDKLRRKRQRDGQQVDDRTWDFTQRQTEEEIQMKKKKRKDTVSQKHLDKARLIQQKSQSNVSLLAKIFNSSQQE from the exons atggagaggagggaggaagaggaggaggagaggaagactACGGCTCAGACAGAGGTGGAGGCTCCAGAGAGAGgaggtgatgatgaagaggaggaggaggctgcagagagaggtgatgatgatgatgaagatggggatgaagaggaggaggagaaggctgcagagagaggaggtgatgaggaggaggaggaggaggatggtgaTAAAGATGCTGCAGGGATGAAGAAGGCTAAACAGAAATCTGTCAGAGTGACTTCCTGTCCAGACAGGAAGTGTGTTCCAGGGATCATCTACCTGGGTCACATTCCTCCGAGGCTCCGCCCCAAACACCTGAGGAACATGTTGTCCGTGTACGGAGAGGTCGGACGCGTCTTCCTTCAGCCGGAGG ATGgacaggtgaggaggaggaagaagaagtcGGGGTTGAGGAGGTGTGACTTCACTGAAGGGTGGGTGGAGTTTCGAGATAAACGTGTGGCGAAGAAAGTGGCCTCGTCTCTCCACAACACGCCGATGGGAAGCAGGAAACGCCAGCGCTTCTCCTCCGACCTCTGGTGCATCAAG tACCTGCACAGGTTCCAGTGGACTCACCTGAGCGAGCGGCTGGCCTACGAGCAGACGGTTCTCCAGCAGAGACTCAGGACTGAAGTGTCTCAggcaaagagagaaacaaacttCTACCTGAACAACGTGGATAAGAGCGCTCACCTGGACAagctgaggaggaagagacagagagacggacAACAG GTGGACGACAGGACGTGGGACTTCACTCAGCGTCAGACGGAGGAGGAGATccagatgaagaagaagaagaggaaagacaCCGTTTCCCAGAAGCACCTGGACAAGGCCCGCCTCATACAGCAGAAGAGCCAATCGAACGTCTCGCTGTTAGCCAAGATATTCAACTCCAGCCAACAAGAGTAA